A stretch of Aphelocoma coerulescens isolate FSJ_1873_10779 chromosome 1A, UR_Acoe_1.0, whole genome shotgun sequence DNA encodes these proteins:
- the NDUFA9 gene encoding NADH dehydrogenase [ubiquinone] 1 alpha subcomplex subunit 9, mitochondrial: MRRPARGRHKMAAATRCARGLRLPRAGHGISVLTAAPSVLQQHRQVHHAVIPHGRSGRSSVSGIVATVFGATGFLGRYVVNRLGRIGSQVIIPYRCDQYDLMYLRPMGDLGQLLFMEWDCRDRDSIRRAVEHSNVVINLIGKEWETKNFKFEDGFVTIPQSIAQISREAGVEKFIHISHLNAHMRSPSKYLRNKAVGEEVVREEFPGAVILKPSEMFGREDRFLNHYANMRWFGGVPLIALGKKTVKQPVYVVDVAKAIINAIKNPDAKGKTYALAGPHRYLLYDMVEYIYAVSHHPFIPYPLPRPLYRFIARFFEMNPFEPWLTRDKVDRFHTTDMTFPDLPGFEELGIEPTPLEQKAIEVLRRHRRFRWLDAELEEAKPKTHPV; this comes from the exons AtgcgccgccccgcccgcgggAGAcacaagatggcggcggcgACGCGCTGCGCCCGCGGGCTGCGGCTGCCAAGGGCAG GCCATGGGATTTCTGTCCTGACTGCAGCACCGTCAGTGTTGCAGCAGCACCGGCAGGTCCATCACGCCGTGATCCCTCATGGGAGAAGTGGAAGATCCTCTGTCAGTGGCATTGTGGCCACTGTCTTTGGAGCCACAGGTTTCCTGGGACGATACGTTGTCAACCGCTTAG GTCGCATTGGCTCTCAAGTCATCATCCCCTACCGCTGTGATCAGTATGACCTGATGTATCTGCGGCCCATGGGTGACCTGGGACAGCTTCTCTTCATG GAGTGGGACTGTAGGGACAGAGACTCCATCCGAAGAGCCGTGGAACACAGCAATGTGGTCATTAATCTTATTGGAAAGGAATGGGAAACaaa AAACTTCAAATTTGAAGATGGATTTGTAACTATTCCTCAAAGTATCGCACAGATAAGTAGGGAAGCTGGTGTGGAAAAATTCATTCATATCTCTCACCTGAATGCTCACATGAGGAGTCCTTCCAAATACCTCAGGAACAAA GCTGTTGGAGAGGAGGTAGTGAGGGAAGAATTTCCAGGTGCAGTAATTTTGAAGCCCTCTGAGATGTTTGGGAGAGAGGACCGATTTCTCAATCATTATGCAA ACATGCGCTGGTTTGGTGGTGTGCCTCTGATTGCTCTGGGCAAAAAAACAGTCAAGCAACCAGTCTAT GTGGTTGATGTAGCAAAGGCAATTATTAATGCAATTAAGAATCCTgatgcaaaaggaaaaacatatGCCTTGGCTGG CCCTCACCGGTACCTCCTGTATGACATGGTTGAGTACATCTACGCCGTTTCCCACCACCCCTTCATTCCTTACCCGCTGCCACGACCTCTCTACCG GTTCATTGCAAGATTCTTTGAGATGAATCCGTTTGAACCGTGGTTGACacgggacaaggtggatcgg TTTCACACAACAGACATGACATTTCCTGACCTTCCTGGTTTTGAAGAGCTGGGGATTGAACCAACCCCCCTGGAACAAAAAGCCATAGAAGTTCTGCGCCGTCACCGCAGGTTCCGCTGGTTGGATGCTGAGCTGGAGGAAGCAAAGCCAAAGACACATCCCGTGTAA